TTTAGAAAAACATCTATTTTAAGTTTCATTAATACTTTTTTAAATCTTCTTAAATTAGTTAGAACTTTTTCGCCTGATATCATCCACGTTAACGATCTTTTTTGCTACAGAGCCCCTGGGTTTATCGCAAAATTTTTAAATATTCCCATTATCTGTCATATGAGATTTAGCGTTGAGCCACGTAGTGTTAGATATTTCTTAAAGGCTAGACCTTCTTTTATTATTTTTAATAGTCTATATTTGAAGAATCTATTCTTAAAGAATAATCATGAATTTTCAAAAATTAATAACGAAGTGGTTTATAATTTTTTTGATCCTAATGAATTTTTTGCTCCCGATATTCGTACACAAATACGTCAAAAGTGGGGCTTAGAAAATTATTATTTGGTGGCTATTATAGGAAATTTTTACCCTGTTAAAGGTCATGATATTTTTTTAAAGGCTGCAACTAAGTTAAAAAAGTATAGAACTATGAAGTTTCTTATTGTAGGAAAGGATTTAGACCCTCATAAAAAAAACGAAAAGCGCATTAGAAGACTAATTAGCACGTTAAAGTTAGAATCAAATGTATTTTTTTTGGGATTTAAAAAAGAAATCAAAGAGGTACTTGCCGGCATAGATGTTCTCGCTGTTCCTTCTATTTACGAACCTTTTGGTAGAGTTGCTGTTGAAGGATTATTGGGAGCTCTTCCTGTAGTTGCATCTAGAACAGGAGGGCTTGTAGAAATCGTTAAGGACGCTCCATGTGCTTTTCTTTTTTCTAATAAAAACAGCAGTGAATTAGCAAGTAAAATATATAATATTTATTCTTTTCGTAGAGAATATCCTATTATTGAAAATAGAAATTATGCAATTAAAAAATTTGGGCAAGACAATAATTTTGAAAAACTAAAAAACATTTATAATAGTTTGACGGCAAATCGGTAAAACATTTTTTAAAATTTAGTAGTATATTCATATAAGTAACTAATAATGAATATAGCCAAATTCTTTAAAAGACCTTTTTATAAAATAGTGCGGTATATCCTTCATTCTGATTTCTTTCGAAAAGAGTTATGGTATGCACTTAATGATATACTAAGAGATACTCCTATAAGCAATAAATTAAACTATTACCCCAATCCTTACTTTTCTACAGAAAACAATCTCGACATTATTAACATTAAAAAACCGATTTTTATAACGGGACGATTCCGCTCTGGATCAACATTTTTATGGCTCATTTTCAGAAATATTCCTAATATTACTTCTTACTACGAGCCACTTAATGAAAACA
The sequence above is drawn from the Thermodesulfatator atlanticus DSM 21156 genome and encodes:
- a CDS encoding glycosyltransferase family 4 protein codes for the protein MKIIYIANASHIGGGNKSLLTMAQKFQEVYTVHVVVPGRGEFCNLLNKAKISYSTLNINFRKTSILSFINTFLNLLKLVRTFSPDIIHVNDLFCYRAPGFIAKFLNIPIICHMRFSVEPRSVRYFLKARPSFIIFNSLYLKNLFLKNNHEFSKINNEVVYNFFDPNEFFAPDIRTQIRQKWGLENYYLVAIIGNFYPVKGHDIFLKAATKLKKYRTMKFLIVGKDLDPHKKNEKRIRRLISTLKLESNVFFLGFKKEIKEVLAGIDVLAVPSIYEPFGRVAVEGLLGALPVVASRTGGLVEIVKDAPCAFLFSNKNSSELASKIYNIYSFRREYPIIENRNYAIKKFGQDNNFEKLKNIYNSLTANR